One genomic window of Euwallacea fornicatus isolate EFF26 chromosome 7, ASM4011564v1, whole genome shotgun sequence includes the following:
- the LOC136340029 gene encoding myosin-11-like, with product MALRDFCKSLYQCSEKLEAELRININDFNNFIHGKSVDETAIALERAKDYHFQEIFDAVEVILEKVKVVVFHQEKIDWLSDSRNFTANYLKRFSYVKNQIYNFTKPETITRSEENLSRKVKRERRRTVSEISVGSLESWEKYLDKKKENDDSAADVPIEVKKEVPKRTSANRRARKRFVSSTFGGFLDNETAHKPGLESIMEGVTPEMATDDVIQNILDQFLYQYHENAPLRDRLSYSCGNLTDDDREIGLDVRSKSNKNFINSAGEESKPKIVDVIANTMGLTSSKSPLERRNTIARRSQRRTLHNLKSKVENFHKEIKKFKGVTEDTNYVNLKREIESFKNDLSRRGKDLQPQIRNLYETVYKKVREVEEALQDKLQENREKLGKKEAKERENGVVSPSTVDDFSEVQGSALEDGQSFESNETVVEVHAEDETETKRKTVEINLLKIINEDEAKSPKEVRIVSPAEKRKSILKVGVPVMPGAVMNEFNLHTNKITLQPTNSSTPTSPIAPRTVQEVTNRIADMIESIRQIEHEISEFVGKKDGRQYRQIKDTLIKYLGELNTLSPVDDYALDQLIVCRTYISSCISFLDEKAVSDRPESFTSDDEVFDNNNVPPALKEVEKNFKLQRILKNTAV from the exons ATGGCTTTGAGGGACTTCTGCAAATCCCTGTACCAATGCTCCGAGAAACTGGAAGCGGAGCTGCGCATTAACATCAACGACTTCAATAACTTCATCCACGGAAAATCGGTGGATGAAACCGCAATAGCCCTGGAGAGGGCCAAAGACTACCACTTTCAGGAAATCTTTGACGCCGTAGAGGTAATTCTGGAGAAAGTTAAGGTGGTCGTGTTCCATCAGGAGAAAATCGATTGGTTAAGCGATAGCAGGAACTTCACCGCCAACTATTTGAAGCGGTTTTCTTACGTGAAAAACCAGATTTATAATTTCACGAAACCGGAGACAATTACCAGATCAGAGGAAAATCTGTCCCGCAAAGTGAAGAGGGAAAGGAGGAGGACCGTTTCTGAAATATCTGTTGGCAGCCTGGAGTCTTGGGAGAAGTACCTGGAcaagaagaaagaaaatgaTGACAGCGCCGCGGACGTCCCAATCGAGGTCAAGAAAGAGGTACCTAAACGAACTTCCGCAAACAGGAGGGCGCGAAAAAGGTTTGTCTCCTCAACTTTCGGTGGATTTTTGGACAACGAAACGGCTCACAAACCCGGACTGGAATCGATTATGGAGGGCGTAACTCCGGAAATGGCGACTGACGAcgtaattcaaaatattttggatcAGTTCCTGTATCAATACCACGAGAATGCCCCCTTGAGGGATCGGCTGAGTTACTCGTGCGGGAACTTGACGGATGATGATCGTGAAATTGGCTTAGACGTGCGATCCAAGAgcaataaaaacttcataaattCTGCTGGTGAAGAATCAAAGCCCAAAATTGTTGACGTCATT GCAAACACCATGGGCCTGACCAGCTCGAAATCGCCCCTAGAACGGCGCAACACCATTGCCAGACGCTCTCAAAGGCGCACTCTGCACAATCTCAAATCTAAAGTGGAGAACTTCCACAAGGAGATCAAGAAGTTCAAAGGAGTGACCGAGGACACCAACTACGTGAACCTCAAACGAGAGATTGAATCGTTCAAAAACGACCTCAGTCGGCGCGGAAAGGACCTGCAGCCCCAAATCCGCAACCTCTACGAGACAGTCTATAAGAAAGTGAGAGAGGTCGAAGAGGCTTTGCAGGACAAGTTGCAGGAGAACCGCGAGAAGCTGGGGAAGAAGGAGGCCAAAGAGAGGGAGAATGGAGTGGTTTCTCCTAGTACAGTGGATGATTTTAGCGAGGTGCAAGGTAGTGCTCTGGAGGATGGGCAGAGTTTCGAGAGTAACGAGACAGTGGTGGAGGTGCATGCTGAAGATGAGACGGAAACCAAGAGGAAAACCGTTGAAATTAACTTGCTAAAGATAATTAACGAAGATGAAG CAAAATCACCTAAGGAGGTTCGAATAGTGAGTCCAGCAGAAAAGCGAAAATCCATACTCAAAGTGGGAGTCCCAGTGATGCCCGGAGCAGTAATGAACGAATTCAACTTGCATACGAACAAAATAACTCTCCAACCCACCAACAGCAGCACACCAACAAGTCCAATCGCCCCCAGAACAGTCCAGGAGGTTACCAACAGAATCGCCGACATGATCGAAAGCATTCGTCAAATCGAACATGAAATCAGCGAATTCGTCGGCAAAAAAGACGGGAGACAGTACAGACAAATCAAAGACACTTTGATAAAATACTTGGGGGAATTGAACACTTTGAGCCCTGTAGACGACTACGCCCTTGACCAGCTGATCGTGTGCAGAACCTACATCAGTAGCTGCATCAGCTTTTTGGATGAAAAAGCTGTCAGCGACAGACCGGAGAGTTTTACCAGCGACGATGAGGTATTCGATAACAATAACGTACCTCCAGCCTTGAAGGAAGTGGagaagaatttcaaattacaGAGAATACTGAAGAATACCGCAGTCTGA